The proteins below come from a single Mycobacteriales bacterium genomic window:
- a CDS encoding serine hydrolase domain-containing protein produces the protein MTALLPTTSRILLARTARAQRDSRVPSLLTGVVREGALVWSAARGAVQEPHDDVQYRLGSITKTVTAIAVLRLRDEGLLGLDDPLDRHLPGTPFGDRTVGQLLAHGAGLRAESPGQWWERVPGPPWDGLALSADDVKHPAGRRFHYSNLGYGALGEVVARLRHRPWAEVVREEVLLPLGMSRTTPRPSGRAAQGFAVHPWADTLLPEPEEDAGALAPAGQLWATLTDLASFAAFLLGDTGDVLAGATLEEMAEPSGVDASARTWSAYGLGLQVVRQGDRTLVGHGGSMPGFLASVFIDRDEDLGTVVLCNATSGLDGTLVADLHATVREAEPALGPTWSAAKSLDQEAFSLVGTWYWGTSAYGLRLRADGLLDLVGLVGAGRATRFRARGDGRWIGLDGYHAGELLQPVRSAGGDVIALDLGSFVFSRTPYDPAAPQPGGVHPGGWGSHQAAGE, from the coding sequence ATGACCGCCCTGCTCCCCACCACCTCCCGCATCCTTCTCGCCCGTACTGCGCGGGCCCAGCGCGACAGCCGGGTGCCCTCACTGCTGACGGGGGTGGTCCGCGAGGGGGCTCTCGTCTGGTCGGCGGCGCGCGGCGCCGTCCAGGAGCCGCACGACGACGTGCAGTACCGGCTCGGCTCCATCACCAAGACGGTCACCGCAATTGCCGTGCTGCGGCTGCGCGACGAGGGGCTGCTCGGACTGGACGACCCGCTCGACCGGCACCTGCCGGGCACGCCGTTCGGCGACCGGACGGTCGGCCAGCTGCTCGCACACGGCGCGGGACTGCGTGCGGAAAGCCCCGGCCAGTGGTGGGAGAGGGTGCCGGGACCGCCGTGGGACGGGCTCGCGCTGTCGGCGGACGACGTGAAACATCCCGCGGGAAGGCGCTTCCACTACTCCAACCTCGGCTACGGCGCTCTGGGTGAGGTGGTCGCCCGGTTGCGGCACCGTCCGTGGGCCGAGGTCGTGCGCGAGGAGGTCCTGCTGCCGCTGGGCATGTCGCGCACCACGCCGCGGCCATCGGGGCGGGCGGCGCAGGGCTTCGCCGTGCACCCGTGGGCGGACACGCTGCTGCCCGAGCCGGAGGAGGACGCCGGCGCGCTGGCACCGGCCGGACAGCTGTGGGCGACGCTGACCGACCTCGCCAGCTTCGCCGCCTTCCTGCTCGGCGACACCGGCGATGTGCTCGCGGGCGCGACGCTCGAAGAGATGGCCGAGCCGTCAGGCGTCGACGCCTCGGCCCGGACCTGGTCGGCGTACGGCCTCGGGCTGCAGGTGGTTCGGCAGGGCGACCGGACCCTCGTCGGACACGGTGGCTCGATGCCCGGCTTCCTCGCGTCGGTGTTCATCGACCGCGACGAGGATCTCGGCACGGTCGTGCTGTGCAACGCGACCAGCGGCCTGGACGGCACACTGGTGGCCGACCTGCACGCGACGGTGCGCGAGGCCGAGCCGGCGCTCGGCCCCACCTGGTCGGCCGCGAAATCGTTGGACCAGGAGGCCTTCTCGCTCGTCGGCACCTGGTACTGGGGCACCTCCGCGTACGGGTTGCGGCTGCGCGCCGACGGGCTGCTGGACCTGGTGGGGCTGGTCGGGGCCGGGCGGGCGACCCGCTTCCGGGCGCGCGGCGACGGCAGGTGGATCGGGCTGGACGGCTACCACGCCGGCGAGCTGTTGCAGCCGGTCCGGTCGGCCGGCGGCGACGTGATCGCGCTGGACCTCGGGTCCTTCGTCTTCAGCCGTACGCCGTACGACCCGGCGGCGCCGCAGCCGGGTGGGGTGCATCCCGGCGGCTGGGGGTCTCACCAGGCGGCGGGCGAGTAG
- a CDS encoding SDR family NAD(P)-dependent oxidoreductase, whose protein sequence is MTDQPGIDPARLQTVLDVLRDLDDLPTGHPDAVRIREATAAVYKSVKIRRRREKREQVLANDAAVTAATATAAPSRIDDETRGLPIGEASGAQVVGTLLNPRSCYVCKQRYREVDAFYHQLCPSCAELNHSRRDARTDLTGRRALLTGGRAKIGMYIALRLLRDGADTTITTRFPHDAVRRFTAMPDSDQWLHRLTVVGIDLRDPAQVIALADRVAAQGPLDILVNNAAQTVRRTAGSYAQLVAAESAPLPAGPGPRLLDLGHGPLQLTRGEQTAQHSFDAHNLTALALTSGSASLDRVADGTAIDAGGLVPDLDAVNSWTQQVHEVDALELLEVQLCNVTAPFVLVSRLRPSLAASPARRTYVVNVSAMEGQFGRGYKGPGHPHTNMAKAALNMLTRTSAREMFETDGILMTSVDTGWITDERPHPTKARLADEGFHAPLDLVDGAARVYDPVVRGEAGEDLFGVFLKDYSPAAW, encoded by the coding sequence ATGACGGACCAGCCCGGCATCGATCCGGCGCGCCTGCAGACCGTCCTCGACGTCCTGCGCGACCTCGACGACCTGCCGACGGGCCACCCGGACGCGGTGCGCATCCGGGAGGCGACGGCCGCTGTCTACAAGAGCGTGAAGATCCGGCGCCGCCGGGAGAAGCGTGAGCAGGTCCTGGCCAACGACGCCGCCGTCACCGCCGCCACCGCGACGGCCGCGCCGAGCCGGATCGACGACGAGACCCGCGGCCTCCCGATCGGTGAGGCCTCCGGAGCGCAGGTCGTCGGCACGCTCCTCAACCCCCGCTCCTGCTACGTCTGCAAGCAGCGCTACCGCGAGGTGGATGCGTTCTACCACCAGCTGTGTCCGAGCTGCGCGGAGCTGAACCACAGCAGGCGGGACGCCCGCACCGACCTCACCGGCCGGCGCGCCCTGCTCACCGGCGGGCGGGCGAAGATCGGTATGTACATCGCGCTGCGCCTGTTGCGGGACGGCGCCGACACCACGATCACCACCCGCTTCCCGCACGACGCCGTGCGCCGCTTCACCGCGATGCCCGACAGCGACCAGTGGCTGCACCGGCTGACCGTCGTCGGGATCGACCTGCGCGACCCGGCGCAGGTCATCGCCCTGGCCGACCGGGTCGCCGCGCAGGGCCCGCTCGACATCCTCGTCAACAACGCGGCGCAGACGGTGCGGCGCACCGCCGGGTCGTACGCCCAGCTGGTGGCGGCGGAGTCGGCGCCGCTTCCGGCCGGGCCCGGCCCGCGGCTGCTCGACCTCGGGCACGGCCCGCTGCAGCTCACCCGCGGCGAGCAGACCGCGCAGCACTCCTTCGACGCGCACAATCTGACCGCGCTGGCGCTCACCAGCGGTTCGGCCTCGCTGGACCGCGTGGCCGACGGCACGGCCATCGACGCCGGCGGTCTGGTCCCCGACCTCGACGCCGTGAACAGCTGGACCCAGCAGGTGCACGAGGTCGACGCGCTCGAGCTGCTCGAGGTGCAGCTGTGCAACGTGACCGCGCCGTTCGTTCTCGTCAGCCGGCTCCGGCCGTCGCTGGCCGCGTCGCCGGCCCGCCGCACGTACGTCGTGAACGTGTCCGCCATGGAGGGGCAGTTCGGCCGCGGCTACAAGGGCCCGGGGCATCCGCACACCAACATGGCCAAGGCCGCGCTGAACATGCTGACCCGCACCAGCGCGCGTGAGATGTTCGAGACCGACGGCATTCTGATGACCAGCGTCGACACCGGCTGGATCACCGACGAGCGGCCGCACCCGACCAAGGCACGGCTGGCGGACGAGGGCTTCCACGCCCCGCTGGACCTGGTCGACGGAGCCGCGAGGGTCTACGACCCGGTCGTGCGGGGCGAGGCCGGCGAGGACCTGTTCGGTGTGTTCCTCAAGGACTACTCGCCCGCCGCCTGGTGA
- a CDS encoding stage II sporulation protein M gives MDLDAYVAAHSPEWARLEDLLRRASRPRALSGGEVDELVDLYQRVATHLSVVQSAGPDAALVGRLSSLVARARGVVAGGRRASWSDAARFLTLDFPAVCYRTRRWWLGAALGFLLVSFAVGGWIAGSPEAQLSVAPPDVVKQLVEQDFENYYSSAPAQDFAARVFTNNAYVAAQAILFGVFLGLPVLYVLFSNAVNVGIAGGLMAANDRTALFFGLILPHGLLELTAVFVACGLGLKLGWTVVDPGSRTRSRALAEEGRALVAGALGLALVLLVSGFLEAFVTPSGLPTWARLTIGVTAELLFLAYVFGPGRRAVRAGVTGDVVGDLRGDVRPASA, from the coding sequence GTGGACCTCGACGCCTACGTCGCCGCACACAGTCCCGAGTGGGCGCGGCTCGAGGACCTGCTCCGCCGGGCCTCGCGACCGCGCGCGCTGTCCGGCGGGGAGGTCGACGAGCTGGTGGATCTCTACCAGCGGGTCGCGACGCACCTGTCGGTCGTCCAGAGCGCCGGCCCGGATGCCGCCCTCGTCGGCCGGCTGTCCTCACTCGTGGCGCGGGCGCGGGGCGTCGTCGCGGGCGGCCGCCGCGCGTCCTGGAGCGACGCCGCCCGCTTCCTGACGCTCGACTTCCCGGCCGTCTGCTACCGCACCCGCCGCTGGTGGCTCGGTGCGGCGCTGGGCTTCCTGCTCGTCTCCTTTGCCGTCGGCGGCTGGATCGCCGGCAGCCCGGAGGCGCAGCTGTCGGTCGCGCCGCCCGATGTCGTCAAGCAGCTCGTCGAGCAGGACTTCGAGAACTACTACAGCTCGGCCCCTGCGCAGGACTTCGCGGCGCGGGTGTTCACCAACAACGCCTACGTCGCCGCGCAGGCGATCCTGTTCGGGGTCTTCCTCGGCCTGCCGGTGCTGTACGTGCTGTTCAGCAACGCCGTCAACGTCGGCATCGCCGGTGGGCTGATGGCCGCCAACGACCGCACCGCTTTGTTCTTCGGGCTCATCCTCCCGCACGGGCTGCTCGAGCTGACCGCCGTCTTCGTCGCCTGCGGGCTGGGCCTGAAGCTCGGTTGGACCGTCGTCGACCCCGGCAGTCGTACGAGGTCGCGGGCGCTCGCGGAGGAGGGCCGCGCCCTGGTCGCCGGGGCGCTCGGGCTCGCGCTGGTGCTGCTCGTCTCCGGCTTCCTGGAGGCGTTCGTGACGCCCTCGGGCCTGCCCACCTGGGCGCGGCTGACGATCGGTGTGACGGCCGAGCTGCTCTTCCTGGCGTACGTCTTCGGGCCCGGCCGCCGCGCGGTGCGGGCGGGTGTGACGGGTGACGTGGTGGGGGACCTGCGCGGCGACGTCAGGCCGGCCTCCGCCTAG
- a CDS encoding RDD family protein → MSAQLVTGEAVALDLRPAALPSRVLAGVVDALAQGLVLLVVGALATAVSFTVSSAAADALGILLIVLVLIVYPVTFETLLRGRTPGKSAMGLRVVRDDGGPIGFRQALVRGLAGAFLERPGVTLFTAGVATSLLNPQGKRLGDLLAGTVVVRERVPGREGPAASMPPPLAGWAAQLDLTGLSDDLALSVRQFVGRAHQLTPTAREDLGKRLTAAVTAAVGPPPPGTPGWAVLSAVLAERRHREEQRLAVRPGQEQRPPAEPAFPVPPPAPPAAAPATPPTRPAASSPPPEVGCPGPPQDPPHT, encoded by the coding sequence GTGTCAGCCCAGCTGGTGACCGGTGAGGCCGTCGCGCTCGACCTGCGGCCGGCCGCCCTGCCGTCGCGGGTCCTGGCCGGCGTCGTGGACGCACTCGCTCAGGGGCTGGTGCTGCTCGTGGTCGGGGCCCTCGCCACCGCGGTGTCCTTCACAGTGTCGAGCGCAGCCGCCGACGCGCTGGGCATCCTGCTGATCGTTCTCGTGCTGATCGTCTACCCGGTCACCTTCGAGACCCTGCTGCGTGGCCGCACGCCGGGCAAGTCGGCGATGGGGCTGCGCGTGGTGCGTGACGACGGCGGCCCCATCGGCTTCCGCCAGGCGCTCGTACGGGGCCTGGCCGGGGCCTTCCTGGAACGACCGGGCGTCACCCTGTTCACCGCCGGTGTGGCCACCTCGCTGCTGAACCCACAGGGCAAGCGGCTCGGGGACCTGCTCGCCGGGACGGTCGTGGTACGCGAGCGGGTGCCCGGCCGCGAAGGACCGGCGGCGAGCATGCCGCCGCCGCTGGCAGGCTGGGCCGCGCAGCTGGACCTGACCGGGCTGTCCGACGACCTGGCGCTGTCGGTGCGGCAGTTCGTCGGCCGCGCCCACCAGCTGACCCCCACCGCCCGCGAGGACCTCGGGAAGCGGCTGACCGCGGCGGTCACCGCAGCCGTGGGCCCGCCGCCGCCCGGCACGCCCGGCTGGGCAGTGCTTTCCGCTGTGCTGGCCGAGCGCCGGCACCGCGAGGAGCAGCGGTTGGCCGTGCGGCCGGGGCAGGAGCAGCGGCCGCCCGCGGAGCCGGCGTTTCCGGTGCCGCCGCCCGCGCCGCCGGCCGCGGCGCCGGCGACGCCGCCGACCCGGCCCGCGGCTTCGTCGCCCCCTCCAGAGGTTGGCTGCCCAGGCCCGCCTCAGGACCCCCCTCACACG
- a CDS encoding long-chain fatty acid--CoA ligase has protein sequence MQGLMGTQPLTVRTIFDRMRTVYAAGEVVDALPTGSTRTTYGQLADRVLRLVTVLRELGVQPGDRVATFANNSSRHVELYYAVPLAGAVLHMVNIRLHDEQLEHVVADAGDTVLFVDDDLVPRLAPLVDRLPSVRTYVRLGAGGSDGIGGILDGEQLLARAAATPLVDLPELAEDDACGMCHTSGTTGMPKAVVYSHRSTYLHAMAACMVDALALSEAERVLPVVPLFHACGWGLPYAAPFTGAELVLAGADTSPANLARIIASERVTWTAGVPTIWTGLLPLAQSGAADLSSLRTIGIGGAATPLALLEAYDALGVEIVQIWGMTETSPVAAASRPRRRHRALPAHELREVRAKTGTIFAGLEARIVGESGEELPWDGESVGELECRGPWVCTDYLRPSPAAFHDGWLRTGDMAVMESDGYFRIVDRSKDLVKSGGEWISSVELEGAVLAHPAVREAAVVGIPSQKWDERPAVVVALCEGAELTLQDLHAFLAGRVAKWWLPDELVVVDEVPKTSVGKYDKKVIRAQLGDRVLP, from the coding sequence CGTCGACGCGCTGCCCACCGGCTCGACCCGCACGACGTACGGTCAGCTGGCCGACCGGGTGCTCCGGCTCGTGACGGTGCTGCGCGAACTCGGCGTGCAGCCGGGGGACCGGGTCGCGACGTTCGCCAACAACAGCAGCCGCCACGTCGAGTTGTACTACGCGGTGCCGCTGGCCGGAGCGGTCCTGCACATGGTGAACATCCGGCTGCACGACGAGCAGCTCGAGCATGTCGTCGCCGACGCGGGCGACACGGTGCTGTTCGTCGACGACGACCTGGTCCCCCGGCTGGCGCCGCTGGTCGACCGGCTGCCGAGCGTGCGGACGTACGTCCGGCTCGGCGCGGGCGGGTCGGACGGCATCGGCGGCATCCTGGATGGCGAGCAGCTGCTGGCCCGCGCCGCGGCCACGCCGCTGGTGGACCTGCCGGAGCTGGCGGAGGACGACGCCTGCGGCATGTGCCACACCTCGGGCACCACGGGGATGCCGAAGGCCGTCGTCTACAGCCACCGCTCGACGTACCTGCACGCGATGGCCGCCTGCATGGTCGATGCCCTCGCGCTGTCCGAGGCCGAGCGGGTGCTGCCGGTGGTGCCGCTGTTCCACGCCTGCGGCTGGGGGCTGCCGTACGCCGCCCCGTTCACGGGAGCCGAGCTGGTGCTCGCGGGAGCCGACACGTCACCGGCCAACCTGGCCCGGATCATCGCGTCGGAGCGGGTCACCTGGACCGCTGGCGTGCCGACCATCTGGACCGGGCTGCTGCCGCTGGCGCAGTCCGGTGCGGCGGACCTGTCGTCGCTGCGCACCATCGGGATCGGCGGTGCGGCGACGCCGCTCGCGCTGCTCGAGGCCTACGACGCACTCGGCGTCGAGATCGTGCAGATCTGGGGGATGACGGAGACCTCACCGGTGGCCGCCGCCTCGCGTCCGCGCCGCCGGCACCGGGCGCTGCCCGCCCATGAGCTGCGCGAGGTCCGCGCGAAGACCGGCACGATCTTCGCCGGGCTCGAGGCACGGATCGTCGGCGAGAGCGGCGAGGAGCTGCCCTGGGACGGCGAGAGCGTCGGTGAGCTCGAGTGCCGCGGGCCGTGGGTCTGCACCGACTACCTCCGGCCGTCCCCTGCGGCGTTCCACGACGGCTGGCTGCGCACCGGCGACATGGCGGTGATGGAGAGCGACGGCTACTTCCGCATCGTCGACCGCAGCAAGGACCTGGTGAAGTCCGGTGGTGAATGGATCAGCTCGGTCGAGCTGGAGGGGGCGGTCCTGGCGCACCCGGCGGTGCGGGAAGCCGCCGTCGTCGGCATCCCTTCGCAGAAGTGGGACGAGCGGCCGGCGGTGGTCGTCGCGTTGTGCGAGGGCGCGGAGCTGACCCTGCAGGACCTGCATGCCTTCCTGGCCGGGCGGGTCGCCAAGTGGTGGCTGCCCGACGAGCTGGTCGTGGTCGACGAGGTGCCCAAGACCAGCGTCGGCAAGTACGACAAGAAGGTGATCCGGGCGCAGCTCGGTGACCGGGTGCTGCCCTGA